The Pontibacter pudoricolor genome contains a region encoding:
- a CDS encoding RluA family pseudouridine synthase: protein MKYPVFKDLIIFENEDYIVVNKPPFLATLEDRTPNTTNLLKIARQYNPDLQACHRLDKDTSGCLVFAKNPEAYRHLSMQFEHRQVYKVYHAVVWGTFKFEDQLVSKAILPNAKGVAKLTPQGKPAETYFTTLENYNRHTLVECMPVTGRLHQIRVHLASLKAPIVGDSLYGGENLYLSSLKRGYNLKQQTEELPLIKRFALHSHTIGFRLMNDEPVKVEAPYPKDFAVLVKQLRAQ, encoded by the coding sequence ATGAAATACCCGGTTTTTAAAGACCTGATTATATTTGAGAACGAAGACTACATTGTAGTTAATAAACCGCCCTTTCTGGCAACGCTGGAGGACAGAACACCCAATACTACCAACCTGCTGAAAATTGCCCGCCAGTACAACCCGGATCTGCAGGCCTGCCACCGCTTAGACAAAGACACTTCTGGTTGCCTTGTATTTGCCAAAAACCCGGAAGCTTACCGCCACTTATCCATGCAGTTTGAGCACCGCCAGGTTTATAAAGTATATCATGCTGTGGTTTGGGGTACTTTTAAGTTCGAAGACCAGCTGGTAAGTAAAGCTATTCTGCCTAATGCGAAAGGTGTTGCCAAACTTACACCACAAGGCAAACCCGCCGAAACCTACTTCACTACTTTAGAGAACTATAACCGCCACACGCTGGTAGAGTGTATGCCTGTAACCGGGCGACTGCACCAGATACGCGTGCACCTGGCTTCGTTAAAAGCGCCTATAGTTGGCGATTCGTTGTATGGCGGAGAAAATTTATACCTGAGCAGCCTGAAGCGTGGCTATAACCTGAAACAGCAGACGGAAGAACTACCCTTGATCAAGCGCTTTGCCTTGCACTCGCACACTATAGGTTTCAGGTTAATGAACGATGAGCCGGTAAAGGTCGAAGCGCCTTACCCGAAAGATTTTGCCGTATTAGTAAAGCAACTCAGAGCGCAGTAG
- a CDS encoding NAD(P)H-quinone oxidoreductase gives MKAILVKQPGGPEQLILGEYEQPLPGPYELLVKVHATALNRADTMQRQGKYPPPKGASPILGLEIAGIVEEAGFNCTKYQKGDKVFGLLPGGGYAEYAIINVEMAMPIPDNLSFEEAAAIPEVFLTAWQALTWLGKLQPGERVLIHAGASGVGTAAIQLARALKAEVLVTASEGKLQTCKELGAHKAINYKEVPFEDEVLAYTNNEGVDVIIDFIAGPYFNQNLDCLRLDGRLVILASLGGGKVDNVDLRKILSKRLQVIGTTLRSRSKEYQIKLTEDLSHFALPLFKEGKLKPVIDSVYSWEDVAEAHRYMEQNKNIGKIVLRVG, from the coding sequence ATGAAGGCCATACTTGTAAAACAACCCGGCGGACCCGAACAACTTATACTTGGCGAATATGAACAGCCTTTACCTGGTCCTTACGAACTGCTGGTAAAAGTACATGCCACCGCCCTGAATCGCGCCGATACGATGCAGCGGCAAGGCAAATACCCGCCTCCCAAAGGTGCCAGCCCAATACTTGGGTTAGAGATAGCAGGAATTGTAGAAGAAGCTGGTTTTAACTGTACAAAGTATCAGAAAGGCGATAAGGTTTTCGGGTTGCTGCCCGGCGGCGGTTATGCCGAGTATGCAATTATTAACGTAGAAATGGCGATGCCCATTCCGGATAACCTGAGTTTTGAGGAAGCGGCCGCCATTCCGGAGGTGTTTTTAACTGCCTGGCAGGCGCTGACATGGTTGGGTAAGTTACAGCCAGGCGAACGTGTACTGATACATGCAGGGGCCAGTGGAGTAGGTACAGCTGCCATACAACTTGCCCGGGCGCTTAAAGCCGAAGTGCTGGTTACGGCCTCCGAAGGAAAACTACAGACCTGCAAAGAATTGGGCGCACACAAAGCCATTAACTATAAAGAAGTACCGTTTGAAGACGAAGTGCTGGCCTATACCAATAACGAGGGTGTAGATGTGATCATCGATTTTATAGCCGGGCCCTATTTTAACCAGAACCTGGATTGCCTGCGGCTGGACGGCAGGTTGGTAATACTTGCCAGCTTAGGCGGCGGTAAAGTAGATAATGTTGACCTCAGGAAAATATTATCCAAACGGTTGCAGGTAATTGGCACTACATTGCGCTCCCGCTCAAAAGAATACCAGATTAAACTGACAGAAGACCTGAGCCATTTTGCCTTGCCCTTATTTAAAGAAGGAAAGCTAAAGCCTGTTATTGATTCGGTTTATAGTTGGGAAGACGTTGCCGAAGCACACCGTTATATGGAGCAGAATAAGAACATCGGGAAGATTGTGTTGCGGGTGGGGTGA
- a CDS encoding response regulator transcription factor, with product MQTASKYKILIVDDEPDIVELLHYNLTREGYEVAQADNGKRAIEVAQAFKPDVILMDVMMPVMDGIAACRQLREMNDFKQTHIIFLTARAEEFSEVAAFDAGADDFITKPIKPRALLSRLAAFARRDAQQDEQEQTIDIAGLKIDRTSFAVYKGEQKITLPKKEFELLAFLASTPNKVFTREELLNNIWGSDVYVIARTVDVHIRKVREKVGEDHIRTIKGVGYKFNTD from the coding sequence GTGCAAACTGCATCTAAATACAAGATACTGATCGTGGACGATGAGCCCGATATAGTGGAACTGCTGCACTACAACCTTACCCGCGAAGGCTACGAAGTGGCTCAGGCTGATAACGGCAAAAGAGCCATAGAAGTAGCCCAGGCTTTTAAACCGGATGTAATACTGATGGACGTGATGATGCCTGTTATGGACGGGATAGCTGCCTGCCGGCAACTGCGCGAAATGAACGACTTTAAACAAACGCACATTATTTTCCTGACAGCCCGCGCCGAGGAGTTTTCGGAGGTAGCTGCTTTTGATGCCGGCGCTGATGATTTTATAACCAAGCCCATTAAGCCTCGTGCACTTTTAAGCCGCCTCGCTGCCTTTGCCCGCCGCGATGCACAGCAGGATGAGCAGGAGCAAACTATAGACATAGCAGGCCTTAAAATAGACCGCACCAGCTTTGCTGTATACAAAGGCGAACAAAAAATAACCTTACCTAAAAAAGAATTCGAACTGCTGGCTTTCCTGGCATCTACACCAAATAAAGTATTTACCCGCGAAGAACTGCTCAACAACATCTGGGGCAGCGATGTGTATGTAATTGCAAGAACTGTTGATGTGCACATCCGGAAAGTGCGCGAAAAAGTTGGCGAAGACCACATCAGAACTATAAAAGGGGTTGGCTATAAGTTTAACACCGACTAA
- a CDS encoding sensor histidine kinase, which translates to MNLNSRTLTLLISLAVALVLTAFLALATYFSSRGLIVALVLVFISCFLLVYFSYEALVLREIKNVYSTLDRVRRQDPKRAEGRSFFTADPLLKIKNEIYEIAAKKQLEIDELKRLQKMRSEFLADVSHELKTPIFAAQGFIHTLLDGAIDDENVRDKFLKKAANSLDGLDTLVQDLISISQMENGVIKMQKRNFDIIPVVQEVFEQLENKASERNITLHLAAQPGEHINLHADPNRIRQVFINLIDNAIKYGREGGNIWVSFTEGRKKYTITVKDDGKGIAEEHINRIFERFYRIDKSRARTEGGSGLGLAISKHIVEAHRSFIAITSVIDKGSTLRFKLLKAK; encoded by the coding sequence ATGAACCTGAATTCGCGTACTCTTACATTGCTTATTTCGTTGGCGGTGGCTTTGGTGCTTACCGCCTTTTTGGCGTTAGCTACTTACTTCTCATCCAGAGGGCTTATAGTTGCGCTGGTACTGGTTTTTATCAGCTGCTTTCTGCTGGTTTATTTCTCATATGAAGCGCTGGTGCTCCGTGAGATCAAAAATGTTTACTCTACCCTTGACCGTGTAAGACGACAGGACCCCAAGAGAGCCGAAGGCCGTTCCTTTTTTACAGCTGACCCTTTGCTCAAAATAAAGAATGAGATTTACGAGATAGCGGCCAAAAAACAGCTGGAAATTGATGAATTGAAGCGATTGCAAAAGATGCGCAGCGAGTTCCTGGCCGATGTATCGCATGAACTGAAGACTCCGATATTTGCAGCACAAGGCTTTATACACACCTTGCTGGATGGCGCTATAGACGATGAGAACGTTCGGGATAAGTTTCTGAAAAAGGCTGCCAATAGTTTAGACGGACTGGATACGCTGGTGCAGGATCTGATCAGTATTTCGCAGATGGAGAATGGCGTAATAAAAATGCAAAAACGCAATTTCGACATTATACCGGTGGTGCAGGAAGTATTTGAGCAACTGGAAAACAAGGCTTCGGAACGCAACATTACCCTGCACCTGGCAGCGCAGCCAGGCGAGCACATAAACCTGCACGCCGACCCTAACCGCATCAGGCAGGTATTTATTAACCTGATAGATAACGCCATAAAGTATGGTCGTGAGGGTGGCAACATCTGGGTATCGTTTACGGAGGGACGTAAAAAATACACGATAACTGTTAAAGACGACGGCAAGGGAATAGCGGAAGAGCACATTAACCGTATTTTTGAACGCTTTTACCGGATAGATAAGAGCCGCGCCCGCACAGAAGGAGGTTCCGGCCTGGGTCTGGCCATTTCCAAACACATTGTAGAAGCCCACCGCTCTTTTATAGCCATAACCAGCGTAATAGATAAAGGCTCTACCCTACGTTTCAAGTTACTTAAGGCTAAGTAG